Proteins from one Antennarius striatus isolate MH-2024 chromosome 12, ASM4005453v1, whole genome shotgun sequence genomic window:
- the LOC137605370 gene encoding desmin-like isoform X2 gives MSKSYSSSAQSASSYRRTFGSGVGSSPMSALFSSGGGGRSASHSSSRVYEVKSTSLPSFSSYRVSSGAGGAGYGASTAMRTYSGEKLDFNLADAMNQDFLNTRTNEKAELQHLNDRFASYIEKVRFLEQQNAALTVEIEKLRGREGPGRVAEMYEDEMKELRRQIEALSNQRARVEVERDNLADDLQKLKLRLQEEIHQKEEAENNLSAFRADVDNATLARLDLERRIESLQEEIAFLKKIHEEEIHELQNQMQDTQVQIQMDMSKPDLTAALRDIRLQYEGIAAKNIAEAEDWYKSKVSDLNQAVSKNNDALRQAKQDTMEYRHQIQSYTCEIDSLKGTNESLLRQMRDMEDRMGHEASGYQDTIARLEADIAKMKDDMARHLREYQDLLNVKMALDIEIATYRKLLEGEESRITTTVPMQSAYSSIGFRETSPEAPHQRSSEVHSKKTVLIKTIETRDGEVVSESTQHQQDIM, from the exons ATGAGTAAGTCCTACTCCTCCTCTGCCCAGTCGGCCTCCTCCTACCGCCGTACCTTTGGCTCAGGCGTGGGGTCTTCCCCAATGTCAGCCCTCTTCTCCTCCGGAGGAGGCGGCCGCAGCGCCAGCCACTCGTCCTCCCGGGTCTACGAGGTCAAGAGCACCAGCCTTCCCTCCTTCTCCAGCTACCGGGTGTCCTCCGGCGCTGGTGGAGCCGGGTACGGCGCCTCCACGGCCATGCGCACCTATTCTGGAGAGAAACTTGACTTCAACCTGGCCGATGCCATGAACCAAGACTTCCTCAACACAAGGACCAATGAGAAGGCCGAGCTTCAGCACCTCAACGACCGCTTCGCCAGCTACATCGAGAAGGTGCGCTTTCTGGAGCAGCAGAATGCAGCCCTGACGGTGGAGATCGAGAAGCTGAGGGGCCGCGAGGGGCCCGGGCGCGTGGCCGAGATGTACGAGGACGAAATGAAGGAGCTTAGGAGGCAGATAGAGGCCCTGTCCAACCAGAGAGCTCGTGTGGAGGTGGAGAGAGACAACCTGGCTGATGACCTCCAGAAACTGAAGCTCAG ATTGCAGGAGGAGATTCATCAGAAGGAGGAAGCTGAGAACAACCTTTCTGCTTTCAGAGCC GATGTTGACAACGCCACACTGGCCAGGCTGGACCTGGAGAGACGCATTGAGAGTCTGCAAGAGGAGATTGCCTTCCTCAAGAAGATCCATGAAGAG GAGATCCATGAGCTGCAGAACCAGATGCAGGACACTCAGGTGCAGATCCAgatggacatgtccaaacccgACCTGACTGCTGCTCTGAGGGACATCCGTCTGCAGTACGAGGGCATCGCCGCCAAGAACATTGCGGAGGCTGAAGACTGGTACAAGTCCAAG GTGTCTGATCTGAACCAGGCTGTGAGTAAGAACAACGATGCTCTCCGTCAGGCCAAGCAGGACACCATGGAGTACAGACACCAGATCCAGTCCTACACCTGTGAGATTGACTCCCTCAAAGGCACC AATGAATCTCTGCTGCGCCAGATGAGAGACATGGAGGATCGCATGGGCCACGAGGCCTCTGGGTACCAGGATACTATCGCACGGCTGGAGGCAGACATCGCCAAAATGAAG GATGACATGGCTCGTCACCTGAGGGAGTACCAGGACCTCCTGAATGTTAAGATGGCCCTCGATATTGAAATCGCCACCTACCGCAAACtgctggagggagaggagagcag GATCACCACCACAGTGCCCATGCAGTCTGCTTACTCCTCCATCGGTTTCAGAG AGACCAGTCCTGAAGCCCCCCATCAGCGCTCCTCAGAGGTTCACTCCAAGAAGACTGTTCTCATCAAGACCATCGAGACCCGTGATGGAGAG GTTGTCAGCGAGTCCACACAGCACCAGCAAGACATCATGTAA
- the tmem198aa gene encoding transmembrane protein 198-B: MTSTARLLGLAEVGLRCDQEIERRYEIVPSVVCSMCCLFGIIYCFFGYRCFKAVLFLTGLMFGSVVIFMLCYKERVMDTQLSVEASVGIGLGIGTLCGLVTMLVRSVGLFMVGLLLGLLLGVASLVAMEEFYHPRTVWVPLGILLGSGTLFAVLTLQWQRCFVTFSTATFGSAIITVTVDYFIELFALVNYIYERLRVAPKKPVCWFTWIILGVWPVLAFLGVLIQWKVTAEGFSHTEVVLSRQQRRVQLMKIRQREERLKKEKENKKKKKRQNQKTNHKQKAHTHHHQQYHHPAASHPHHQAQSSQSPKVPPPQTEPGYHRKANPKRRFDGDVLSPSYIRSFRDRQTDRRAYSHSRMMSRSRMGELDYDCGSQVPLTTPRGPPVQI, translated from the exons ATGACGTCCACCGCCCGGCTGCTGGGTTTGGCTGAGGTGGGGCTGAGGTGTGACCAGGAGATTGAGAGGAGATATGAGATTGTGCCCTCAGTGGTCTGCTCCATGTGCTGCCTGTTTGGAATCATCTACTGCTTCTTTG GCTATCGATGCTTCAAAGCTGTATTGTTCCTCACAGGCCTCATGTTTGGATCTGTGGTCATCTTCATGCTGTGCTACAAAGAGAGGGTGATGGACACTCAGCTGAGTGTAGAAGCATCGGTGGGCATCGGTCTGGGTATCGGCACCCTGTGTGGTCTGGTGACCATGCTAGTTCGCAGTGTGGGATTGTTTATGGTGGGCCTGCTGCTGGGTCTGCTGCTGGGAGTGGCGTCACTGGTG GCTATGGAAGAATTCTATCACCCCAGAACAGTGTGGGTTCCTTTGGGTATTCTCCTGGGCTCTGGGACCTTATTTGCAGTTCTCACTCTTCAATGGCAGCGCTGCTTCGTCACCTTCTCCACGGCAACGTTTGGCTCTGCAATCATCACCGTCACCGTGGATTACTTCATAGAGCTGTTTGCCTTGGTGAACTACATCTATGAGAGACTCCGG GTGGCACCAAAGAAGCCAGTGTGCTGGTTTACCTGGATCATCTTGGGAGTGTGGCCGGTCCTGGCTTTTCTCGGAGTGCTGATCCAATGGAAAGTCACTGCAGAGGGATTTTCTCATACGGAGG TGGTTCTGAGCCGGCAGCAGAGGAGGGTCCAGCTCATGAAGATCCGACAACGAGAAGAAAGGCtgaaaaaggagaaggagaacaaaaagaagaaaaaaagacagaaccAGAAAACCAACCACAAGCAGAAAGCACATACCCATCACCACCAGCAGTACCATCACCCAGCGGCATCCCACCCGCATCACCAAGCCCAGAGCTCTCAGTCCCCCAAAGTCCCTCCTCCTCAGACAGAACCTGGCTACCACCGCAAGGCCAACCCCAAAAGACGGTTTGATGGAGATGTGCTGTCACCG AGCTACATCAGGAGTTTCAGGGACAGGCAAACGGACAGAAGAGCATACTCACATAGTCGAATGATGAGCCGCTCCCGGATGGGTGAACTCGACTACGACTGCGGTTCTCAAGTGCCCCTCACGACCCCCAGGGGGCCCCCGGTTCAGATCTGA
- the LOC137605370 gene encoding desmin-like isoform X1, translating into MSKSYSSSAQSASSYRRTFGSGVGSSPMSALFSSGGGGRSASHSSSRVYEVKSTSLPSFSSYRVSSGAGGAGYGASTAMRTYSGEKLDFNLADAMNQDFLNTRTNEKAELQHLNDRFASYIEKVRFLEQQNAALTVEIEKLRGREGPGRVAEMYEDEMKELRRQIEALSNQRARVEVERDNLADDLQKLKLRLQEEIHQKEEAENNLSAFRADVDNATLARLDLERRIESLQEEIAFLKKIHEEEIHELQNQMQDTQVQIQMDMSKPDLTAALRDIRLQYEGIAAKNIAEAEDWYKSKVSDLNQAVSKNNDALRQAKQDTMEYRHQIQSYTCEIDSLKGTNESLLRQMRDMEDRMGHEASGYQDTIARLEADIAKMKDDMARHLREYQDLLNVKMALDIEIATYRKLLEGEESRITTTVPMQSAYSSIGFRETSPEAPHQRSSEVHSKKTVLIKTIETRDGEMKFSMSQGASAQSVVSESTQHQQDIM; encoded by the exons ATGAGTAAGTCCTACTCCTCCTCTGCCCAGTCGGCCTCCTCCTACCGCCGTACCTTTGGCTCAGGCGTGGGGTCTTCCCCAATGTCAGCCCTCTTCTCCTCCGGAGGAGGCGGCCGCAGCGCCAGCCACTCGTCCTCCCGGGTCTACGAGGTCAAGAGCACCAGCCTTCCCTCCTTCTCCAGCTACCGGGTGTCCTCCGGCGCTGGTGGAGCCGGGTACGGCGCCTCCACGGCCATGCGCACCTATTCTGGAGAGAAACTTGACTTCAACCTGGCCGATGCCATGAACCAAGACTTCCTCAACACAAGGACCAATGAGAAGGCCGAGCTTCAGCACCTCAACGACCGCTTCGCCAGCTACATCGAGAAGGTGCGCTTTCTGGAGCAGCAGAATGCAGCCCTGACGGTGGAGATCGAGAAGCTGAGGGGCCGCGAGGGGCCCGGGCGCGTGGCCGAGATGTACGAGGACGAAATGAAGGAGCTTAGGAGGCAGATAGAGGCCCTGTCCAACCAGAGAGCTCGTGTGGAGGTGGAGAGAGACAACCTGGCTGATGACCTCCAGAAACTGAAGCTCAG ATTGCAGGAGGAGATTCATCAGAAGGAGGAAGCTGAGAACAACCTTTCTGCTTTCAGAGCC GATGTTGACAACGCCACACTGGCCAGGCTGGACCTGGAGAGACGCATTGAGAGTCTGCAAGAGGAGATTGCCTTCCTCAAGAAGATCCATGAAGAG GAGATCCATGAGCTGCAGAACCAGATGCAGGACACTCAGGTGCAGATCCAgatggacatgtccaaacccgACCTGACTGCTGCTCTGAGGGACATCCGTCTGCAGTACGAGGGCATCGCCGCCAAGAACATTGCGGAGGCTGAAGACTGGTACAAGTCCAAG GTGTCTGATCTGAACCAGGCTGTGAGTAAGAACAACGATGCTCTCCGTCAGGCCAAGCAGGACACCATGGAGTACAGACACCAGATCCAGTCCTACACCTGTGAGATTGACTCCCTCAAAGGCACC AATGAATCTCTGCTGCGCCAGATGAGAGACATGGAGGATCGCATGGGCCACGAGGCCTCTGGGTACCAGGATACTATCGCACGGCTGGAGGCAGACATCGCCAAAATGAAG GATGACATGGCTCGTCACCTGAGGGAGTACCAGGACCTCCTGAATGTTAAGATGGCCCTCGATATTGAAATCGCCACCTACCGCAAACtgctggagggagaggagagcag GATCACCACCACAGTGCCCATGCAGTCTGCTTACTCCTCCATCGGTTTCAGAG AGACCAGTCCTGAAGCCCCCCATCAGCGCTCCTCAGAGGTTCACTCCAAGAAGACTGTTCTCATCAAGACCATCGAGACCCGTGATGGAGAG ATGAAGTTTTCTATGAGCCAGGGCGCTAGTGCCCAGTCC GTTGTCAGCGAGTCCACACAGCACCAGCAAGACATCATGTAA